One genomic region from Paramicrobacterium agarici encodes:
- a CDS encoding CpaF family protein, with the protein MNLSERLAGATADAPVPIRETPSIVVAEPDKADATPAVDALLDLKARVGATLFERLGTRLADPNLGEADLLIFARDVLTEIVEAEQVPLSAPERQRLIQQISDDVLGYGPLQPLLDDPSLSEIMVNGPDQIYVERAGQLTLTSSRFRSEDQLRRVIEKIVSRVGRRIDESSPLVDARLEDGSRVNAVIPPLAVNGSSLTIRKFAADPLTVDDLIGFGSLSPEMSELLEACVKAHLNVIVSGGTGTGKTTLLNVLSSFIPRGERIITIEDAVELQLQQDHVVRLESRPANIEGKGEIAIRDLLKNSLRMRPDRIVVGEVRGGEALDMLQAMNTGHDGSLSTVHANSPRDAIARLETLVLMAGMDLPLRAIREQIASAVDVVVQLTRLRDGSRRVTHVTEVQGMEGDIVTLQDAFVFDYSAGMDAAGRFLGKAVPTGVRPRFIDRFSELGIPVSPRVFDAGGRF; encoded by the coding sequence GTGAACCTGTCCGAGCGACTCGCCGGGGCGACGGCCGATGCACCCGTACCGATTCGAGAGACGCCGTCGATCGTTGTCGCCGAACCAGACAAGGCAGACGCGACTCCGGCGGTCGACGCGCTCCTCGACCTGAAAGCCCGCGTCGGCGCAACGTTGTTCGAGCGACTAGGTACGCGCCTCGCCGACCCCAATCTCGGCGAAGCCGACCTGCTCATCTTTGCGCGTGACGTTCTCACCGAGATCGTCGAGGCCGAGCAGGTACCGCTCAGCGCACCCGAGCGACAGCGGCTCATTCAGCAGATCAGCGACGACGTTCTCGGCTACGGCCCACTTCAACCGCTCCTCGACGATCCGTCCCTGAGCGAGATCATGGTCAACGGTCCTGACCAGATCTACGTCGAACGAGCAGGTCAGCTCACCCTCACCTCCTCCCGCTTCCGCTCCGAAGACCAGCTGCGCCGCGTGATCGAGAAGATCGTCTCGCGCGTAGGCCGCCGTATCGACGAGTCGTCACCGCTTGTCGACGCGCGCCTCGAAGACGGTTCGCGCGTGAACGCCGTGATTCCCCCTCTCGCGGTCAATGGCTCCTCGCTGACCATCCGAAAATTCGCCGCCGACCCCCTCACGGTCGACGACCTCATCGGCTTCGGGTCGCTGTCGCCCGAGATGTCCGAGCTCCTCGAAGCGTGCGTGAAAGCCCACCTCAACGTCATCGTGTCCGGCGGCACGGGGACCGGCAAGACGACTCTTCTGAACGTTCTCTCGTCGTTCATTCCCCGCGGTGAGCGCATAATCACCATTGAGGATGCTGTTGAGCTGCAGCTTCAGCAGGATCACGTCGTGCGTCTCGAGAGTCGTCCTGCGAATATCGAGGGCAAGGGCGAGATCGCGATCCGCGACCTCCTCAAGAACTCTCTGCGTATGCGCCCCGACCGCATCGTCGTCGGCGAGGTCCGCGGTGGAGAGGCACTCGACATGCTTCAGGCGATGAACACCGGCCACGACGGGTCGCTGTCGACCGTGCACGCGAACTCGCCACGAGACGCGATCGCGCGCCTTGAGACCCTCGTGCTGATGGCAGGTATGGATCTTCCTCTTCGGGCGATTCGCGAGCAGATCGCGTCGGCCGTCGATGTGGTCGTGCAGCTCACTCGTCTGCGCGACGGCAGCAGGCGCGTGACCCACGTCACTGAGGTGCAGGGAATGGAAGGCGACATCGTCACGCTTCAAGACGCGTTCGTGTTCGACTACTCCGCCGGTATGGATGCGGCCGGACGATTCCTCGGCAAAGCAGTGCCGACGGGTGTTCGTCCTCGCTTCATCGACCGATTCAGCGAACTCGGCATCCCCGTCTCTCCACGCGTTTTCGACGCCGGAGGGCGGTTCTGA
- a CDS encoding sodium:solute symporter family protein, which translates to MSVTISRKKENADGYMTAGNKIGFGISAASMTATWIWASSMYASATSGYTYGISGPIHYGLWGALMILLIYPFGRRIRAVAPRAHTMAEVMHARHGRSSQLMLAGSNVLGSLISLTSNFIAGGALIDMLSPFTFGQGILIIAAGVLLYTLWSGFRASVLTDFAQVLAMLGAVVIIIPAVFFLAGGPTMFVEGAQNLTPQQGNFFSSDAFLNQGAPYIAAVLAYAIGNQTIAQRLFAVREDLIKKTFVTATVGYGATIIGIGMLGVMALYLGIEPLDGDPNNLVPQIAASFLGPVMLCLFFIMIIGSLASTADSDLAALSSIMMADVYGQNIAGKDKANPKTMLLVGRVTMIIATGAALFFASGQMNILDLLVFVGALWGALVFPVIASFYWKKVTNLAFTVSVLAALAVFIPVRFSWISMDGFTGIFFDVLSVIGIGIVLGLMAFGFFGKRVALIVAIVAIAASAPFAIGFLHDYAVLSGSLVAYAVSTIVCTAMSFRSSMNFDFDLIKKRTGDFDTNDPSDSVIETVAPTTDPVDDSDGQSADTARR; encoded by the coding sequence ATGTCGGTCACGATCAGCCGCAAGAAGGAGAACGCTGACGGGTACATGACGGCCGGAAACAAGATCGGCTTCGGCATCTCCGCAGCATCCATGACCGCCACGTGGATCTGGGCGTCGTCCATGTATGCGTCCGCCACGTCGGGGTACACCTACGGCATCTCGGGCCCGATCCACTACGGGCTCTGGGGCGCGCTCATGATCCTTTTGATCTACCCCTTCGGCCGGCGTATTCGCGCCGTCGCTCCCCGTGCACACACCATGGCCGAAGTCATGCACGCGCGTCATGGCCGCTCGAGCCAGCTCATGCTCGCCGGCTCCAACGTGCTCGGCAGCTTGATCAGCCTCACGTCGAACTTCATCGCGGGTGGCGCGCTCATCGACATGCTCTCGCCGTTCACGTTCGGCCAGGGCATCCTGATCATCGCCGCAGGTGTACTGCTGTACACGCTCTGGTCGGGTTTCCGTGCCTCGGTGCTCACGGACTTCGCGCAGGTTCTCGCGATGCTCGGTGCTGTCGTGATCATCATTCCGGCGGTGTTCTTCCTCGCCGGCGGTCCGACCATGTTCGTCGAGGGCGCTCAGAACCTCACACCGCAGCAGGGCAACTTCTTCTCGTCTGACGCCTTCCTCAACCAGGGCGCCCCCTACATTGCCGCCGTTCTCGCGTACGCCATCGGCAACCAGACCATCGCGCAGCGCCTCTTCGCCGTGCGCGAAGACCTCATCAAGAAGACCTTCGTGACGGCAACCGTCGGGTACGGCGCCACCATCATCGGAATCGGGATGCTGGGCGTCATGGCCCTGTATCTGGGCATCGAGCCTCTCGACGGCGACCCGAACAACCTCGTCCCGCAGATCGCCGCGAGCTTCCTCGGGCCGGTCATGCTGTGCCTGTTCTTCATCATGATCATCGGCTCGCTCGCATCGACGGCCGACTCCGACCTCGCAGCGCTGTCATCGATCATGATGGCCGACGTGTACGGTCAGAACATCGCGGGCAAGGACAAGGCGAACCCTAAGACGATGCTTCTCGTCGGCCGCGTGACCATGATCATCGCCACCGGTGCCGCGCTCTTCTTCGCGAGCGGTCAGATGAACATTCTCGACCTGCTCGTCTTCGTGGGAGCACTCTGGGGTGCGCTCGTGTTCCCCGTCATCGCAAGCTTCTACTGGAAGAAGGTCACGAACCTCGCCTTCACGGTGTCGGTGCTCGCCGCCCTCGCGGTGTTCATTCCGGTGCGCTTCTCGTGGATCTCGATGGATGGCTTCACGGGCATCTTCTTCGATGTTCTCTCGGTGATCGGCATCGGCATCGTGCTCGGACTCATGGCCTTCGGGTTCTTCGGAAAGCGCGTGGCTTTGATCGTGGCGATCGTCGCGATCGCAGCATCCGCCCCTTTCGCCATCGGGTTCCTGCACGATTACGCCGTGCTGTCGGGCTCGCTCGTGGCGTACGCCGTCAGCACGATCGTTTGCACGGCGATGTCGTTCCGCAGTTCGATGAACTTCGATTTCGACCTCATCAAGAAGCGCACGGGCGACTTCGACACCAACGACCCGAGCGACAGTGTGATCGAGACGGTCGCACCCACCACAGACCCCGTCGACGATTCAGACGGCCAGTCCGCCGACACGGCGCGGCGCTAA
- a CDS encoding type II secretion system F family protein produces MQMMIALPIFLIAACLAAVVGSLAPAESRSRRAIRANLAAGFDGDSADVDERAEPSVLGQLARRLVLPANRVKLEKLVALAGHPSAWPLERILVAKPLLAATALTLGLLLLGGSPGGLVVLLVIAVVITSYFVPDLLLHSRGIERQAAIELALPDTLDQMLIAVEAGLGFEAAMSRAGQNGSGPLAEELVRTLQDMRVGLSRREAYQAMVERTNVPDLRAFVRAVVQADAYGISITSVLRTQAKEMRVKRRQRAEEKAMKIPVKVLFPLMLFILPVLFIAVLGPTVINVVNG; encoded by the coding sequence GTGCAGATGATGATCGCACTTCCGATCTTCCTGATCGCTGCCTGCCTCGCGGCTGTCGTCGGCTCGCTCGCGCCCGCAGAATCTCGCTCTCGCCGCGCCATTCGAGCGAACCTCGCTGCTGGCTTCGACGGGGACTCGGCCGACGTCGACGAGCGTGCCGAGCCAAGCGTCCTCGGACAGCTGGCCCGCCGGCTCGTGCTGCCCGCGAATCGCGTCAAGCTCGAGAAGCTCGTCGCTCTCGCAGGGCACCCGTCGGCGTGGCCGCTAGAGCGCATCCTCGTTGCGAAACCCCTGCTCGCGGCCACAGCTCTCACGCTTGGCCTTCTGCTGCTCGGCGGATCACCGGGTGGGCTCGTCGTGCTTCTCGTCATCGCCGTCGTCATCACCTCCTACTTCGTACCCGACCTTCTGCTCCACAGTCGCGGCATCGAACGCCAGGCCGCTATTGAGCTTGCCCTTCCCGATACGCTCGACCAGATGCTCATTGCCGTTGAAGCCGGCCTCGGGTTCGAGGCGGCGATGTCTCGGGCGGGCCAGAACGGTTCGGGGCCGCTCGCCGAAGAGCTCGTGCGCACGCTGCAGGACATGCGCGTCGGTCTCTCGAGACGCGAGGCTTACCAGGCCATGGTTGAGCGCACGAACGTTCCCGACCTCCGAGCCTTCGTACGCGCCGTTGTTCAGGCGGATGCCTACGGGATCTCGATCACCAGCGTTCTGCGCACGCAAGCGAAGGAGATGCGAGTCAAACGACGTCAACGCGCCGAAGAGAAGGCGATGAAGATCCCCGTCAAGGTACTCTTCCCGCTCATGTTGTTCATTCTCCCAGTGCTCTTCATTGCCGTGCTCGGACCGACTGTCATCAACGTCGTCAATGGCTGA
- a CDS encoding prepilin peptidase codes for MADWVQPGVIGAIALVAGFFGHRMLWRRLPRLATAPTPSLGSDVLAGAITGAAAVALAPLGTNPAGAVAYGFFAIAGVQLSLIDARLKLLPNVLVLPTAGISLALLAATAAAEDAWLSLGRAVAGGAALFVAYLVLALVSPSGIGMGDVKLSVVAGVFLAYQGWMPLVVGAAAGFVIGALVGLALLAARKANRHTTVPFGPSMLGGAVLVLASIPAGLFAL; via the coding sequence ATGGCTGACTGGGTTCAGCCCGGCGTGATCGGTGCCATAGCGCTCGTCGCCGGTTTCTTCGGTCACCGGATGCTGTGGCGCCGCCTTCCGCGCCTAGCCACCGCGCCGACGCCCTCGTTGGGCTCAGACGTTCTCGCCGGCGCAATCACCGGGGCAGCTGCCGTCGCGCTCGCACCGCTCGGCACTAACCCTGCCGGTGCTGTCGCATACGGGTTCTTCGCGATCGCGGGCGTTCAGTTATCGCTGATCGATGCCCGGCTGAAGCTCTTGCCCAACGTGCTCGTGCTCCCCACCGCCGGGATCAGCCTCGCGCTGCTCGCGGCGACAGCAGCTGCAGAAGACGCATGGCTGTCGCTCGGGCGAGCCGTCGCCGGAGGCGCAGCGCTCTTCGTCGCGTACCTCGTACTCGCGCTCGTCTCACCGAGCGGCATCGGCATGGGTGACGTCAAGCTCTCGGTCGTCGCCGGTGTCTTTCTCGCGTATCAGGGCTGGATGCCGCTTGTCGTCGGTGCCGCAGCTGGCTTCGTGATCGGTGCCCTCGTCGGCCTTGCGCTCCTCGCTGCGCGCAAGGCGAATCGTCACACCACTGTGCCATTCGGCCCGTCGATGCTCGGCGGCGCTGTGCTCGTGCTCGCCTCGATTCCTGCGGGACTCTTCGCACTGTGA
- a CDS encoding type II secretion system F family protein translates to MLTVALVLLYAAALVVLFGVFRSTSRLPLERRRPSDAEKQTTLSRTSGATTDFLSDLLSRRGWTQPLAASLEQAGMKISPAEFLVFVISGSVVALLVGYLIAGLGLGLLFAAASPAFAVALVNIRQSKRRAAFAAQLEDTLQLLSGGLKAGHSLLRAVDAISREAESPTNEEFARIVNETRLGRDLDDALDQAAQRMRSDDFSWIGQAIAIHREVGGDLAGVLDEVAETIRQRNQIRRQVAALSAEGKFSAYILMALPFVVVGILSLTSPSYVARFVETPLGFGLIGVSAVMLIIGGVWMKKVVSFKF, encoded by the coding sequence ATGCTCACCGTTGCGCTTGTCCTCCTCTATGCTGCTGCACTCGTTGTGCTGTTCGGAGTCTTCCGTTCGACCTCGCGGCTGCCGCTTGAACGCCGTCGCCCCAGCGACGCAGAGAAGCAGACGACACTGAGCCGCACGAGCGGGGCGACGACAGACTTCCTCTCGGACCTCCTGTCGCGCCGAGGATGGACACAGCCCCTCGCAGCATCCCTCGAGCAAGCGGGCATGAAGATCTCGCCCGCCGAGTTCCTCGTGTTCGTGATCTCCGGCTCGGTCGTTGCGCTCCTGGTCGGATATCTGATCGCGGGTCTCGGGCTCGGGCTGCTCTTCGCGGCTGCCTCCCCCGCGTTCGCTGTCGCTCTTGTCAATATTCGCCAGTCGAAGCGCCGTGCCGCGTTCGCCGCCCAGCTCGAAGACACGCTTCAGCTGCTGTCGGGCGGACTGAAGGCGGGGCACAGCCTTCTGCGCGCTGTGGACGCGATATCGCGCGAGGCCGAGTCCCCGACGAATGAGGAGTTCGCTCGCATCGTCAACGAGACCCGGCTCGGTCGCGACCTCGACGATGCCCTCGATCAGGCGGCCCAGCGCATGCGCAGCGACGACTTCAGCTGGATCGGACAGGCGATCGCGATCCACAGGGAAGTCGGTGGCGACCTCGCCGGTGTCCTTGACGAGGTGGCGGAGACAATTCGCCAGCGTAATCAGATTCGACGACAAGTCGCGGCGCTGAGCGCCGAGGGCAAGTTCTCCGCGTACATCCTCATGGCGCTGCCGTTCGTCGTTGTCGGCATCCTGTCGCTCACGAGCCCGTCGTATGTCGCGCGATTCGTCGAGACCCCGCTGGGGTTCGGGCTCATCGGCGTCTCAGCGGTCATGCTCATCATCGGCGGCGTCTGGATGAAGAAGGTCGTGAGCTTTAAATTCTGA
- a CDS encoding putative transporter small subunit, producing MNIILLTLYVLIWPLIVAGTLYFIASAFFREWKEARREGRRLI from the coding sequence ATGAACATCATTCTGCTCACCCTTTATGTTCTGATCTGGCCGCTCATCGTCGCCGGAACCCTCTACTTCATTGCCAGCGCGTTCTTTCGCGAGTGGAAGGAAGCACGCCGTGAGGGCCGCCGCCTGATCTAG
- the putP gene encoding sodium/proline symporter PutP, whose product MSDQVFQTIAIVLYFAGMLTIGWFAYRKTKNNLDEYMLAGRGLKPGVAALSAGASDMSGWLLMGLPGAIYISGLVEAWIAIGLTIGAWLNWKFVAPRLRAYTEVAGNSITIPSFLEHRLRDRSRALRIVCGIIILVFFTFYVSSGMVAAGKFFESSFGVNYVWGMLLVAVITMIYTLFGGFLGATLTDVAQGILMLAALIAVPIVAVINAGGPATVVNTINEVDPNLLSLVSGGTALGIISAAAWGLGYFGQPHIIVRFMALKTPQDAKAGRRIGIGWMILTVLGSIATALIGISYFTNTGGSPTDAESGETVFLDLAQILFHPFIAGLVLAAVLAAIMSTISSQLVVTSSALVEDLYKMIAEKTGGVDRISEKTYVTLGRLGVLVVAIIAVLLALNPSQSILDLVGFAWAGFGSAFGPIILLALFWKKLSNWGALCGLIAGAVVAYVWGQFGADIFGAESFVAQTYEIIPGFIANLVVAVVVSLFTYRENEAVTQEFSRTAEISMPNYKAPAETAPTES is encoded by the coding sequence ATGTCGGATCAAGTGTTCCAGACAATCGCCATCGTTCTCTATTTCGCGGGGATGCTGACCATCGGTTGGTTCGCGTATAGAAAAACGAAGAACAACCTCGACGAGTACATGCTCGCCGGTCGCGGATTGAAACCGGGAGTCGCGGCGCTCAGCGCCGGCGCCTCCGATATGTCGGGATGGCTGCTCATGGGCCTTCCCGGCGCCATCTACATTTCGGGACTCGTTGAAGCCTGGATCGCGATCGGACTGACGATCGGCGCCTGGCTCAACTGGAAGTTCGTGGCCCCGCGCTTGCGCGCCTACACAGAGGTCGCGGGAAACTCCATCACGATCCCGAGCTTCCTTGAGCACCGTCTGCGTGACAGATCGCGCGCACTGCGCATCGTGTGCGGCATCATCATTCTCGTCTTCTTCACGTTCTACGTGTCGAGCGGCATGGTCGCAGCGGGCAAGTTCTTCGAGTCCAGCTTCGGCGTCAACTACGTCTGGGGCATGCTGCTCGTCGCCGTGATCACCATGATCTACACGCTCTTCGGCGGCTTCCTTGGTGCAACCCTCACCGACGTCGCCCAGGGTATTCTCATGCTGGCCGCGCTCATCGCGGTGCCGATCGTCGCCGTGATCAACGCGGGCGGACCGGCCACGGTCGTCAACACGATCAACGAGGTCGACCCAAACCTGCTCAGCCTCGTCTCGGGCGGCACGGCACTCGGTATCATCTCTGCCGCGGCGTGGGGACTCGGGTACTTCGGTCAGCCGCACATTATCGTGCGCTTCATGGCACTGAAGACTCCGCAAGACGCGAAGGCTGGCCGGCGCATCGGCATCGGCTGGATGATCCTCACGGTTCTCGGCTCGATCGCCACTGCGCTCATCGGAATCTCGTACTTCACCAACACCGGCGGTTCACCGACGGATGCGGAATCGGGCGAGACGGTCTTCCTCGACCTCGCGCAGATTCTATTCCACCCGTTCATCGCGGGTCTGGTGCTCGCTGCCGTCCTTGCTGCGATCATGTCGACGATCTCGTCGCAACTGGTCGTGACGTCGTCCGCGCTCGTCGAGGACCTGTACAAGATGATCGCCGAGAAGACCGGTGGTGTCGACCGCATCTCCGAGAAGACGTACGTGACCCTCGGTCGCCTCGGTGTTCTCGTCGTTGCGATCATCGCGGTCCTTCTCGCTCTCAACCCGTCCCAGAGCATCCTCGACCTCGTCGGATTTGCGTGGGCAGGGTTCGGCTCCGCCTTCGGGCCGATCATTCTGCTCGCGCTGTTCTGGAAGAAGCTCAGCAACTGGGGCGCGCTGTGCGGCCTCATCGCGGGTGCCGTCGTCGCGTACGTGTGGGGTCAGTTCGGTGCCGACATCTTCGGAGCCGAATCGTTCGTGGCGCAGACGTACGAGATCATTCCGGGCTTCATCGCGAACCTTGTGGTCGCGGTGGTCGTGAGCCTGTTCACGTACCGAGAGAACGAGGCGGTCACGCAGGAGTTCAGCCGTACCGCTGAGATCTCGATGCCCAACTACAAGGCGCCAGCAGAAACGGCGCCAACCGAGAGCTGA
- a CDS encoding AAA family ATPase translates to MSRFVLLTEDTAFEHRVRAAIAGGLSGSLRALGSAIPDSPLEILAVSDAEPVEVLLLGPSVAQDEAFRMASIIDVQRPDISVVLVADATPETAIAAMRAGIRDILDPAANPDEIRVLVERASRASANRVKTPAPHGATSSGRILVVASSKGGVGKTTLATNLALALGRVAPMSTVLVDLDAQFGDVASALRLEPEHTLVDAVSGAAKQDSMVLKTFLSVHPSSIYALCAPSSPADADSVTGEDVAHLLDQLASEFEYVVVDTAPGLGERALAALEAATDGIFTCSMDVPSVRGLRKELDVAAQLGLAAQRHVVLNMGDPKNGLSLRDVEATLGTRVDIVVPRSREVALSTNTGEPLLQKTKRGRAAKSLDRLAARFDPARAAESRRGRHGLEVVK, encoded by the coding sequence ATGAGCCGGTTTGTTCTTCTCACCGAAGACACGGCGTTCGAGCACCGCGTTCGAGCAGCGATCGCAGGTGGACTGTCGGGATCGCTTCGCGCCCTCGGCTCCGCGATTCCTGATTCACCACTCGAGATTCTTGCCGTGTCGGATGCTGAGCCGGTCGAAGTTCTACTGCTCGGCCCGAGCGTCGCGCAAGACGAGGCGTTCAGAATGGCGTCGATCATCGACGTACAGCGACCGGATATCAGCGTTGTGCTCGTCGCGGACGCGACCCCCGAAACAGCGATCGCCGCGATGCGCGCGGGAATCCGCGATATTCTCGATCCCGCGGCGAACCCCGACGAGATCCGGGTGCTCGTCGAACGGGCGAGCCGTGCATCGGCGAACCGCGTAAAAACCCCGGCTCCGCACGGCGCCACATCGTCAGGCCGCATCCTCGTTGTCGCATCGTCGAAGGGTGGAGTGGGCAAAACGACTCTCGCGACGAACCTCGCACTCGCCCTGGGACGAGTCGCTCCGATGTCGACGGTTCTCGTCGATCTCGATGCTCAATTCGGTGATGTCGCGAGCGCACTGCGGCTCGAGCCCGAGCACACGCTTGTCGATGCGGTTTCCGGCGCTGCCAAGCAAGACTCTATGGTTCTCAAGACGTTCCTCAGTGTCCACCCCAGCTCGATCTACGCGCTGTGCGCACCGTCCTCGCCCGCAGACGCCGACAGCGTCACCGGTGAGGACGTGGCCCACCTTCTCGATCAGCTGGCAAGCGAGTTCGAGTACGTTGTGGTCGACACCGCGCCCGGTCTCGGTGAACGTGCGCTTGCCGCGCTAGAAGCCGCGACCGACGGCATCTTCACGTGCTCCATGGACGTGCCGAGCGTACGCGGTCTTCGCAAGGAACTCGACGTCGCCGCACAGCTCGGCCTGGCGGCACAGCGCCACGTCGTACTCAACATGGGTGACCCGAAGAACGGCCTGTCGCTTCGCGATGTCGAAGCAACGCTCGGAACACGCGTTGACATCGTCGTTCCGCGCTCGCGCGAGGTGGCTCTGTCGACGAACACCGGCGAACCGCTGCTGCAGAAGACCAAGCGCGGCCGCGCGGCGAAGTCGCTCGACCGTCTTGCTGCCCGATTCGATCCCGCACGCGCGGCCGAGTCGCGACGTGGCCGCCACGGCCTGGAGGTTGTGAAGTGA
- a CDS encoding ABC transporter ATP-binding protein, whose product MARREKKNAASTASGIAEAEAAKTDDELLEYTPVQGDSDMFGDAPAKKAQHFWPSTKRLIGLLKPERAGMILVVLLVVGSVVLTVIAPKVLGAAMDVIFNGIIGAQLPEGVPLETIIAQAEAAGQGDYAQMLATADVVPGQGIDFVELSRLIFIVLGMYIVASILMWAQGFILNALVMRVVYRLREDIEVKLNRLPLSYFDTRQRGDLMSRVTNDVDNVQASLQQAFSQLVQSALTIIGIAAMMFIVSWQLALLALIALPLSGIIAGVIGVRSQKLFTAQWKNTGNLNGHIEETYSGLELVRAFGRDDEMLREFDDRNEKLFTASFGAQFVSGMIMPAMQFVSYLSYVLIAVAGGLRVASGQMTLGDATAFIQYSREFSQPISEMAGVANMVQSGVASAERTFELLDADEQEPDDVRAELPAKTDGHVTFENVTFSYNPDSSLIDDVSFDVQPGETVAIVGPTGAGKTTLVNLVMRFYEITGGRILLDGIDTRALSRAQLRAQVGMVLQDTWLFEGTIRDNIRYGRLDATDDEVVDAATATMVDRFVRQLPDGYDTVVDAEGGSVSAGERQLITIARAFLANPSLLILDEATSSVDTRTELLVQKAMAALRTDRTSFVIAHRLSTIRDAHTILVMEHGAIVEQGTHDELLERRGAYYDLYMTQFRGEDREEQFETEELLEVAAEAPLTQEVPAVTGAVPTAGTSTE is encoded by the coding sequence ATGGCGCGCCGAGAGAAGAAGAACGCCGCTTCCACAGCATCCGGAATCGCCGAGGCTGAAGCCGCGAAGACTGACGACGAGCTGCTGGAGTACACGCCAGTTCAGGGCGACAGTGACATGTTCGGCGACGCTCCCGCCAAGAAGGCCCAGCACTTCTGGCCGTCGACGAAGCGCCTGATCGGCCTGCTCAAGCCTGAGCGCGCCGGCATGATCCTCGTCGTGCTGCTCGTGGTGGGGTCTGTCGTGCTCACGGTGATCGCGCCCAAGGTGCTCGGCGCGGCGATGGACGTGATCTTCAACGGCATCATCGGCGCTCAGCTGCCCGAGGGCGTTCCCCTCGAGACGATCATCGCGCAGGCCGAAGCTGCGGGGCAGGGCGACTACGCTCAGATGCTCGCGACGGCCGACGTCGTGCCCGGGCAGGGCATCGACTTCGTCGAACTGAGCCGCCTCATCTTCATCGTGCTCGGCATGTACATCGTCGCCTCGATTCTCATGTGGGCACAGGGCTTCATTCTGAACGCCCTCGTCATGCGTGTTGTCTACCGGCTGCGTGAAGATATCGAGGTCAAGCTCAACCGCCTGCCGCTCAGCTACTTCGACACGCGTCAGCGCGGAGACCTGATGTCGCGCGTCACGAACGACGTCGACAACGTGCAGGCGTCTCTGCAACAGGCGTTCTCGCAGCTCGTGCAGTCGGCGCTCACGATCATCGGCATCGCGGCCATGATGTTCATCGTCTCGTGGCAGCTTGCGCTTCTCGCGCTCATTGCGCTGCCGCTCTCGGGCATCATCGCCGGAGTGATCGGCGTGCGCTCGCAGAAGCTCTTCACGGCACAGTGGAAGAACACGGGCAATCTCAACGGTCACATCGAAGAGACGTACTCGGGCCTCGAGCTTGTGCGCGCGTTCGGCCGTGATGACGAGATGCTGCGCGAGTTCGACGACCGCAACGAGAAGCTCTTCACAGCATCCTTTGGCGCCCAGTTCGTGTCCGGCATGATCATGCCGGCCATGCAATTCGTCTCGTATCTCTCGTACGTGCTCATCGCCGTCGCGGGTGGACTGCGGGTCGCCTCGGGGCAGATGACGCTCGGCGACGCCACGGCGTTCATCCAGTACTCGCGCGAGTTCTCGCAGCCGATCAGCGAGATGGCCGGCGTCGCCAACATGGTGCAGTCGGGAGTCGCTTCGGCCGAGCGCACGTTCGAGCTGCTCGACGCCGACGAGCAGGAGCCCGACGACGTGCGCGCCGAGTTGCCCGCGAAGACCGACGGACACGTCACGTTCGAGAATGTCACGTTCAGCTACAACCCCGACTCGTCGCTCATCGACGACGTCTCGTTCGACGTGCAGCCGGGCGAGACCGTCGCGATCGTCGGCCCGACCGGTGCCGGAAAGACAACGCTCGTCAACCTCGTGATGCGTTTCTACGAGATCACGGGCGGTCGCATTCTGCTCGACGGCATCGACACGCGTGCACTCTCGCGGGCGCAGCTGCGCGCGCAAGTCGGCATGGTGCTTCAGGATACCTGGCTGTTCGAGGGCACCATCCGTGACAACATCCGCTATGGCCGCCTTGATGCGACAGACGATGAGGTCGTGGATGCCGCGACGGCGACGATGGTTGATCGCTTCGTTCGCCAGCTTCCCGACGGATACGACACCGTGGTGGATGCCGAGGGCGGCAGTGTCTCGGCCGGTGAACGGCAGCTCATCACGATCGCCCGTGCGTTCCTCGCGAACCCGTCGCTGCTCATTCTCGACGAGGCGACGAGCTCGGTCGACACGCGAACCGAACTGCTGGTGCAGAAGGCCATGGCGGCGCTGCGCACCGACCGCACCTCGTTCGTCATCGCGCACAGGCTGTCGACCATTCGCGACGCGCACACCATCCTCGTGATGGAGCACGGCGCAATAGTCGAGCAGGGAACCCACGACGAACTGCTCGAGCGGCGCGGTGCGTACTACGACCTCTACATGACGCAGTTCCGGGGCGAAGACCGCGAGGAGCAGTTCGAGACGGAGGAGCTGCTCGAGGTCGCTGCGGAGGCACCGCTCACGCAAGAGGTCCCGGCCGTGACGGGCGCTGTGCCGACGGCCGGGACCTCAACCGAGTGA